The following proteins are co-located in the Corynebacterium kalinowskii genome:
- a CDS encoding carbohydrate ABC transporter permease, with the protein MVTESVKDLRRKAEKAKRREWWLAALLLAPNLILLTVFTYRPLIDNIRLSFYNWNISSPTSTFIGLDNYKEWFTREDTRTIMSNTLIFTFFAVLGSMVLGLALAMVLDQKLKGRNFTRSVVFAPFAISGAAIGVAFQFIFDPNYGLIQDLLARIGQDAPNFYGEPKWAMFMVTFTFVWKNLGYTFVIYLAAMQGLSKDLEEASAIDGANWWTRFTKVTLPQLRPTTFFLSITVTLNSVQVFDIINVMTRGGPQGDGTMTLVFQVYEETFRNFRAGYGATVATILFLILLLITLIQVRYMDKENAR; encoded by the coding sequence ATCGTGACTGAATCGGTAAAGGATCTGCGCCGGAAAGCAGAAAAAGCCAAGCGCCGAGAGTGGTGGCTGGCAGCCCTGCTACTGGCGCCCAACCTGATCTTGCTGACGGTTTTCACCTACCGTCCGCTGATCGATAACATCCGACTGTCCTTCTACAACTGGAACATTTCCTCTCCGACATCCACCTTCATCGGCTTGGATAACTACAAGGAATGGTTCACGCGCGAGGACACTCGAACCATCATGTCCAACACCCTGATCTTCACCTTCTTCGCGGTGCTCGGATCGATGGTGCTGGGCTTGGCGCTAGCTATGGTGCTGGATCAGAAACTGAAAGGTCGCAACTTCACGCGTTCGGTGGTTTTCGCCCCATTCGCGATTTCCGGAGCCGCAATTGGTGTGGCATTCCAGTTCATTTTCGACCCGAACTACGGCCTCATCCAGGATCTGCTTGCCAGAATTGGACAGGATGCGCCTAACTTCTACGGTGAGCCGAAGTGGGCCATGTTCATGGTCACCTTTACCTTCGTGTGGAAGAACCTCGGCTACACCTTCGTCATTTACCTCGCTGCGATGCAAGGTCTGTCGAAGGACCTGGAAGAAGCCAGTGCGATCGACGGCGCGAACTGGTGGACCCGCTTCACCAAGGTCACGCTACCTCAGCTGCGTCCGACCACATTTTTCCTTTCCATCACAGTCACGCTCAACTCGGTGCAGGTCTTCGACATCATCAATGTCATGACCCGTGGTGGCCCTCAGGGCGACGGCACGATGACCCTGGTATTCCAGGTGTACGAGGAGACCTTCCGAAACTTCCGTGCCGGCTACGGCGCCACAGTAGCCACGATTCTGTTCCTGATTCTGCTGCTCATCACGCTGATTCAGGTCCGGTACATGGATAAGGAGAACGCACGATGA
- a CDS encoding carbohydrate ABC transporter permease yields MMEIHGGSPAMRVGKRVAGYIAIVAILLFVGLPLFWILMTSFKERGDIYTQPVAWLPPNWTNGNYGIATTEVPYWQYLRNSVIITLALCVIKVVLGTLSAYALAILRFPGRNLVFLVVISALMVPSEITIISNFALVNSMGWRNTFQGVIIPLAGVAFGTFLMRNHFMSLPYELIEAAQMDGAGPIKLLTRVLLPISMPTLVAFTVITLVNEWNTYLWPYIITDTEAVAPLPVGLTMLQNNDGMTNWGPVMAATILTMIPILIIFLGLQKYMIKGLTTGAVKG; encoded by the coding sequence ATGATGGAAATTCATGGTGGATCCCCGGCTATGCGCGTCGGAAAGCGCGTTGCAGGTTACATTGCCATCGTCGCCATCTTGCTCTTCGTCGGACTGCCCCTGTTCTGGATTCTGATGACCTCGTTCAAGGAGCGCGGCGACATCTACACCCAGCCCGTAGCCTGGCTGCCGCCGAACTGGACCAACGGAAACTACGGCATTGCGACGACCGAAGTGCCGTACTGGCAGTACCTGCGGAACTCGGTGATCATTACGCTTGCACTGTGCGTGATCAAGGTTGTCCTTGGCACCTTGAGCGCTTACGCACTTGCGATCCTGCGCTTCCCGGGCCGTAACCTGGTATTTCTTGTAGTCATCTCGGCGTTGATGGTGCCGAGCGAAATTACGATTATTTCGAATTTCGCACTCGTGAACTCGATGGGTTGGCGCAACACCTTCCAGGGTGTGATCATCCCGCTGGCGGGCGTGGCATTCGGCACCTTCTTGATGCGCAACCACTTTATGTCGCTGCCATACGAGCTCATCGAGGCCGCCCAGATGGACGGCGCTGGCCCCATCAAGCTGCTGACTCGCGTGCTGCTCCCTATCTCGATGCCGACCCTCGTGGCGTTCACCGTGATTACCCTGGTCAACGAGTGGAACACCTACCTGTGGCCGTACATCATCACTGACACCGAAGCTGTCGCCCCGCTCCCAGTGGGCCTGACGATGCTGCAAAACAACGACGGTATGACCAACTGGGGTCCCGTTATGGCGGCGACCATCCTCACGATGATCCCGATCCTCATAATCTTCCTTGGTCTGCAGAAATACATGATCAAGGGGCTCACCACCGGCGCCGTCAAGGGCTAA
- a CDS encoding ABC transporter substrate-binding protein — MKRRNFLALAGIGAAGATLAACAGTSSTSTDSKKSDGGKVTELTWWSNHPGKSKDIETELIKRFNEKNPDIKINLIDGGKNYEELAQKFNAALTGSDLPDIIVLSDVWWFNFAINGQIAKMNELAKKANIDTASYVPSLYADYELNGANYAFPFARSTPLFYYNKDVWAKAGLPERGPETWEEMDEWGKKIMAVVEGKTKAHGWGNATDYLAWTFEGPMWTMGGAYSDKWDLKFNTPETVKSVEWLKSTVVGPDAYATVSQEISADFSAGLVASAIMSTGDLSGLKKNGKVNFGTSPLPNPKGDGGCPTGGAGLAIPSGISEERQIAAAKFIDFITNAANTAYWSRNVGYMPVRTTAQEDAEQKKFMAENPNYKTAVDQLPQTRSQDYARVFIPGADTKIGGAFESILIGNKDPKEEMDKLQKEVQSIYDAQVKPQLKK, encoded by the coding sequence ATGAAGCGTCGTAATTTCCTCGCGCTGGCTGGCATTGGCGCCGCTGGTGCCACCCTGGCCGCTTGTGCTGGTACCTCGTCCACTTCCACCGACTCCAAGAAGTCCGACGGCGGCAAGGTCACTGAGCTCACCTGGTGGTCCAACCACCCAGGCAAGTCCAAGGACATCGAGACCGAGCTGATCAAGCGTTTCAACGAGAAGAACCCTGACATCAAGATCAACCTGATCGACGGTGGCAAGAACTACGAAGAACTCGCTCAGAAGTTCAACGCGGCTCTGACCGGTTCCGATCTTCCTGACATCATCGTGCTTTCCGACGTCTGGTGGTTCAACTTTGCCATCAACGGCCAGATCGCCAAGATGAATGAGCTGGCTAAGAAGGCCAACATCGACACCGCTTCTTACGTGCCTTCCCTCTACGCCGACTACGAGCTCAATGGCGCAAACTACGCCTTCCCATTCGCTCGTTCCACGCCACTGTTCTACTACAACAAGGACGTCTGGGCTAAGGCTGGCCTGCCAGAGCGCGGCCCTGAGACATGGGAAGAGATGGACGAGTGGGGCAAGAAGATCATGGCCGTTGTCGAGGGCAAGACCAAGGCCCACGGCTGGGGCAACGCCACTGATTACCTCGCTTGGACCTTCGAAGGCCCAATGTGGACCATGGGTGGCGCGTACTCCGACAAGTGGGATCTGAAGTTCAACACCCCAGAGACCGTCAAGTCCGTTGAGTGGCTCAAGTCCACCGTCGTTGGCCCAGACGCTTACGCTACCGTCTCCCAGGAAATCTCTGCTGACTTCTCCGCTGGTCTGGTTGCTTCTGCCATCATGTCCACCGGTGACCTCTCCGGCCTGAAGAAGAACGGCAAGGTCAACTTCGGTACTTCTCCACTGCCTAACCCTAAGGGCGACGGTGGTTGCCCAACCGGTGGCGCAGGTCTTGCAATTCCTTCCGGCATCTCCGAGGAGCGTCAGATCGCTGCTGCGAAGTTCATCGACTTCATCACCAACGCAGCTAACACTGCTTACTGGTCCCGCAACGTCGGCTACATGCCAGTGCGTACCACCGCGCAGGAAGATGCGGAGCAGAAGAAGTTCATGGCTGAGAACCCGAACTACAAGACCGCTGTTGACCAGCTGCCACAGACTCGCTCCCAGGATTACGCTCGCGTGTTCATCCCAGGTGCGGACACCAAGATCGGTGGCGCTTTCGAGTCCATCCTGATCGGCAACAAGGATCCGAAGGAAGAAATGGACAAGCTTCAGAAGGAAGTCCAGTCCATTTACGATGCTCAGGTCAAGCCTCAGCTGAAGAAGTAG
- a CDS encoding ABC transporter ATP-binding protein gives MATVTFNNVSRIYPKADRPAVDSLNLDIADGEFICLVGPSGCGKSTSLRMLAGLEPTDLGSIHIGGMDATGVAPRDRDVAMVFQNYALYPNMTVAQNMGFALQNSGVAKAVIAEKVTEAARILQLEEFLDRKPANLSGGQRQRVAMGRAIVRDPKVFLMDEPLSNLDAKLRVSTRSQISALQRRLGTTTVYVTHDQVEAMTMGDRVAVLNDGVLQQCASPREIYDHPANAFVAGFIGSPAMNMFTLPLTATGVSLGTWSTQLTPAQDVRSDDAIIMGVRPEDWIIGTSGLEVRVEHVEELGHESYGYCVPVSDSVEAHSGEMSRIAVHAPHARGMNIGDTFFIEPRPETVHMFSVATGRRI, from the coding sequence ATGGCAACTGTCACGTTTAACAATGTCAGCCGCATTTACCCGAAGGCGGATCGTCCGGCCGTCGATTCTCTGAATCTCGACATCGCCGATGGCGAGTTCATCTGCCTCGTCGGCCCATCCGGCTGTGGTAAATCCACCAGTCTGCGGATGCTCGCAGGCCTGGAGCCGACTGATCTGGGCAGCATTCACATCGGTGGTATGGATGCCACTGGTGTGGCCCCGCGTGACCGTGACGTTGCCATGGTGTTCCAAAACTACGCGCTTTACCCAAACATGACCGTGGCGCAGAACATGGGTTTTGCGCTGCAGAATTCGGGCGTGGCCAAGGCGGTCATTGCTGAAAAGGTCACCGAGGCCGCCCGAATTCTCCAACTTGAAGAATTCCTCGACCGCAAGCCTGCCAACCTTTCCGGTGGCCAGCGCCAGCGCGTCGCCATGGGCCGCGCCATCGTCCGTGACCCCAAGGTCTTCCTCATGGACGAACCGCTGTCCAACCTCGACGCTAAACTCCGCGTCTCCACCCGCTCCCAAATCTCCGCGTTGCAGCGCCGCCTGGGCACCACCACCGTGTACGTCACGCACGATCAGGTCGAGGCCATGACCATGGGCGACCGGGTAGCAGTGCTTAACGACGGCGTCCTGCAGCAATGCGCATCACCACGCGAAATCTACGATCACCCTGCCAACGCCTTCGTCGCCGGTTTCATCGGATCGCCTGCGATGAACATGTTCACCTTGCCGCTGACTGCTACGGGAGTGTCGCTGGGCACCTGGTCCACTCAGCTCACGCCTGCTCAGGACGTTCGTTCCGACGACGCAATCATCATGGGCGTTCGCCCCGAAGACTGGATCATCGGCACCTCTGGCCTGGAAGTCCGCGTAGAGCACGTGGAAGAACTCGGCCACGAATCCTACGGCTACTGCGTCCCAGTATCCGATTCCGTGGAAGCACACTCAGGCGAGATGTCTCGCATCGCCGTCCACGCCCCACACGCTCGTGGCATGAATATCGGCGACACCTTCTTCATTGAGCCACGACCAGAAACCGTTCACATGTTCTCCGTTGCTACGGGCCGGAGGATCTAA
- the acpS gene encoding holo-ACP synthase AcpS has product MSTFVGIDLVHIPSFGEQLDRPGTRFIDVFHPVELRRALTKPNRVEHLAGCWAAKEAFVKAWSQTLYGQPPVETEMIWNEICVEQDQWGRVRLRQDFIDTSVEISISHDGDYATAVCLVELGS; this is encoded by the coding sequence ATGAGTACCTTCGTCGGCATCGACCTCGTCCACATTCCAAGCTTCGGCGAACAGCTTGACCGGCCGGGAACGCGGTTCATCGACGTATTCCACCCGGTTGAGCTTCGGCGAGCTTTGACCAAACCCAACCGAGTCGAGCACCTCGCTGGATGCTGGGCGGCCAAGGAAGCCTTTGTTAAGGCATGGTCCCAGACGCTGTATGGGCAACCGCCGGTTGAGACTGAAATGATCTGGAATGAGATCTGCGTTGAACAAGATCAGTGGGGGCGGGTTCGCCTGCGCCAGGACTTCATTGACACTTCAGTCGAGATCTCTATCAGCCACGACGGCGACTACGCCACTGCCGTGTGCCTGGTCGAACTTGGCTCTTAA
- a CDS encoding TetR/AcrR family transcriptional regulator, whose protein sequence is MSEILVPRRRPAQQRSREKYGRILASARAVLIDAGFESFTFDEVAKRAEVPIGTLYQFFANKYVLICELDREDTAAIVSELRAFSTRVPALQWPDFLDEFIDHLAGLWREDPSRRAVWHAVQSTPATRATAAATEKEMLSIIAEAMVPLAPHAPLEMRLGLAGILIHTVTSLLNYGIREDDYSFEATVAEIKRMLVAYLFAVAQV, encoded by the coding sequence ATGTCGGAAATTCTCGTCCCCCGGCGTCGCCCCGCCCAGCAACGTAGCCGCGAAAAGTACGGCCGTATTTTGGCATCCGCGCGGGCAGTGCTTATCGACGCCGGGTTCGAGTCATTCACCTTCGACGAAGTAGCCAAACGGGCCGAAGTCCCCATCGGCACTTTGTACCAGTTCTTTGCCAATAAATATGTTCTCATCTGCGAACTTGATCGCGAAGACACTGCTGCCATTGTCTCTGAGCTCAGGGCCTTTTCCACCCGAGTGCCTGCCCTCCAATGGCCAGACTTCCTTGACGAATTCATCGACCACCTTGCTGGTCTCTGGCGTGAGGATCCCTCCAGGCGCGCCGTTTGGCACGCCGTGCAATCCACCCCAGCTACCCGTGCGACCGCAGCAGCCACCGAAAAGGAAATGCTCTCCATTATCGCGGAAGCAATGGTGCCGCTCGCTCCACATGCACCTTTGGAAATGCGATTGGGGCTCGCGGGAATTTTGATCCACACTGTGACTTCCCTGCTCAACTACGGCATCCGCGAAGACGACTATTCTTTCGAAGCCACCGTTGCTGAGATCAAGCGGATGCTCGTGGCCTACTTGTTCGCCGTCGCCCAAGTTTAA
- the bcp gene encoding thioredoxin-dependent thiol peroxidase, which translates to MTDATRLTPGDAAPAFTLTDDEGSTVSLADFSGERVLLFFYPRANTPGCTKEACDFRDSLAPLNEVGIKVVGISPDKPAALAKFRTDHSLNFPLLSDPDREVLKAYGAFGEKKNYGKIVEGVIRSTFLIEPDGTIGLALYNVRATGHVARVLRELGVSA; encoded by the coding sequence ATGACCGACGCTACACGACTCACCCCCGGGGATGCTGCTCCCGCTTTCACATTGACCGACGACGAAGGAAGCACCGTCTCCCTCGCCGATTTCTCCGGTGAGCGCGTCTTGTTGTTCTTCTACCCACGCGCCAACACCCCGGGCTGCACCAAGGAAGCCTGCGATTTCCGCGACTCCCTCGCCCCGCTCAATGAAGTCGGCATCAAGGTCGTCGGTATTTCCCCTGACAAGCCTGCCGCATTGGCCAAGTTTCGCACTGACCACTCATTGAATTTCCCGCTCCTTTCCGACCCCGACCGCGAGGTACTCAAGGCCTACGGTGCGTTCGGCGAGAAGAAGAACTACGGCAAGATCGTGGAAGGCGTCATCCGCTCCACTTTCCTCATCGAGCCTGATGGCACTATCGGCCTCGCCCTTTACAATGTCCGCGCCACCGGCCACGTCGCCCGCGTCCTCCGCGAACTCGGAGTTTCCGCTTAA
- a CDS encoding DUF3618 domain-containing protein: protein MARNIDDIQRDIERTRRQLASTLDQLADRSRPQTLVSDAQQSVTQKLQDPKVQAAIGGAVAVVVALIGLSVSRSRRKSRDLKEIQRMLAERG, encoded by the coding sequence GTGGCACGCAACATTGATGACATTCAGCGCGATATCGAGCGCACCCGCCGTCAGCTCGCCAGCACCCTTGACCAGCTGGCCGATCGTAGCCGACCACAGACGCTGGTCAGCGACGCACAGCAGTCGGTAACCCAGAAGCTTCAGGACCCAAAGGTGCAGGCTGCCATCGGTGGAGCTGTCGCAGTTGTGGTCGCTCTCATTGGCCTTTCCGTATCCCGCTCCCGTCGCAAGAGCCGCGACCTGAAGGAAATCCAGCGCATGCTTGCTGAGCGCGGTTAA
- a CDS encoding isochorismatase family protein, which translates to MTQSHESHALIVVDVQNDFCPGGSLATVEGGNVAKRIAAMLAGAHDYDLVLATKDWHIDPGSHFSDNPDFIDSWPVHCVAESDGADFHPSLMDFAFDAVFLKGEYEAAYSGFEGKHEGQSLEDYLLEKQVTSIDVVGIATDYCVRATAADGVEKGFLVRVLTDYIAPVAEQSGEKALQELEGLGVTLI; encoded by the coding sequence ATGACTCAATCACATGAAAGCCATGCCCTCATTGTCGTCGACGTTCAAAACGACTTCTGCCCCGGTGGCAGCCTCGCTACCGTGGAAGGTGGCAACGTCGCTAAGCGAATTGCTGCCATGCTTGCCGGCGCCCACGATTACGATCTCGTCCTGGCGACGAAAGACTGGCACATCGATCCGGGTTCGCATTTCTCTGACAACCCCGACTTTATCGATTCCTGGCCGGTGCACTGTGTCGCCGAGTCCGATGGTGCAGACTTCCACCCTTCCCTAATGGATTTCGCCTTTGACGCGGTCTTCCTGAAGGGCGAATACGAGGCCGCCTATTCCGGTTTCGAAGGCAAGCATGAGGGGCAAAGCCTGGAAGACTACCTCCTGGAGAAGCAGGTCACGTCGATTGATGTCGTGGGAATCGCTACGGATTATTGCGTGCGCGCGACGGCTGCCGATGGCGTCGAAAAGGGCTTTCTCGTGCGCGTTCTGACCGACTACATCGCACCCGTAGCGGAGCAGAGCGGCGAAAAGGCCCTCCAGGAGCTGGAGGGCCTCGGGGTAACGCTGATCTAA
- a CDS encoding DUF4839 domain-containing protein — protein MLRTLYKTALIGSVGLLASCALPAMPDKSADQTSTITSTPLSSLVSTRTPTKTAENPTPTSSSPTSTSSNPSPTSTEDPTTPESLPPALPSAEDDTHAVLNIQNSPRFAAIMTERADCSPLFEEFARDFKGREVEFDGVIAALAPAKNYKTRFNILVSQGDDANVFVGGPSFQFRDKNIVYDLKLKGDNIPDHLRAGDKVHIKAEVEKYEDNNGICLFLLTPTETKYR, from the coding sequence ATGCTCCGAACATTGTATAAGACAGCACTAATTGGGTCTGTTGGGCTACTGGCGAGTTGCGCGCTTCCAGCAATGCCGGATAAGTCTGCGGACCAGACAAGTACCATTACAAGCACACCACTTTCATCACTCGTCTCCACGAGGACCCCGACAAAAACAGCTGAGAATCCCACCCCGACTTCAAGCTCCCCGACATCAACGTCTTCAAACCCATCGCCAACGTCGACGGAAGATCCGACAACACCGGAATCTCTACCTCCAGCATTACCTTCAGCAGAAGATGACACGCATGCAGTACTGAATATTCAGAATTCACCTCGATTCGCTGCCATCATGACCGAACGTGCCGATTGTTCTCCGCTCTTTGAGGAGTTTGCAAGAGACTTTAAAGGGCGTGAAGTAGAGTTTGATGGAGTCATCGCAGCCCTGGCACCTGCAAAGAATTACAAAACGCGCTTCAATATCCTAGTGTCTCAAGGAGACGATGCGAACGTATTCGTTGGTGGCCCTTCTTTTCAATTCCGCGACAAGAACATCGTCTACGATTTGAAGCTGAAAGGCGACAACATTCCAGACCACTTACGCGCAGGAGACAAAGTCCATATCAAGGCTGAAGTCGAGAAATACGAAGACAATAACGGTATTTGTCTATTTCTCCTCACTCCAACTGAGACGAAGTACCGCTAA
- a CDS encoding L,D-transpeptidase has protein sequence MPLITALSLVGCTIDRGTDDPQVLQESKVETVAVEKLPPVVSVEDGAKSVSPAEPVVVKALDGTLSEVTMTNQDGKVVKGEMSADKKSWSTTEVLGYYRTYTVTATGSNGSETTAKFATQSPAGTAFVNLSPFEGANVGVGQTIGMRFSVPVQDRKAAQEAITITTEPKVEGAFYWLNDYEVRWRPEQFWDPGTKVTVDAKIYGADLGGGIYGSEDNSTHFTIKGGYSAVIDDNTKTMTIYDGETVVNTMPVSLGSDRWPTPSGIYMVGDSYPEMVMDSTSFGLSMEDGGYKTPVKYATQLSYSGIFVHGAPWSVWAQGSQNTSHGCVNVSIENAAWFQQNFKRGDVVTIKNTVGGPMSGYDGLGDWNIPWSEWSKGNAH, from the coding sequence ATTCCGTTGATTACGGCATTGTCACTGGTTGGGTGCACAATCGACCGGGGGACTGACGATCCGCAGGTTTTGCAGGAATCGAAGGTGGAGACCGTTGCCGTCGAGAAGCTGCCCCCAGTTGTCTCGGTGGAAGATGGTGCGAAGAGCGTCAGTCCTGCGGAGCCCGTGGTAGTGAAGGCGCTGGACGGCACGCTGTCTGAGGTCACGATGACTAATCAGGACGGCAAGGTCGTCAAGGGGGAGATGTCGGCGGATAAGAAGTCATGGTCCACCACGGAGGTGCTCGGGTACTACCGCACCTACACGGTGACGGCGACCGGCTCGAACGGTAGCGAAACCACGGCTAAGTTCGCCACGCAGAGCCCGGCTGGAACGGCTTTTGTGAATCTCTCGCCGTTTGAAGGCGCGAATGTCGGTGTTGGTCAAACGATTGGCATGCGTTTTTCGGTGCCAGTGCAGGATCGCAAGGCTGCGCAAGAAGCTATTACCATCACCACGGAACCCAAAGTAGAGGGCGCGTTCTACTGGCTCAATGATTATGAAGTGCGCTGGCGACCAGAGCAGTTCTGGGATCCGGGCACCAAGGTCACCGTTGACGCAAAGATTTATGGCGCAGACCTCGGTGGCGGCATCTACGGCAGCGAGGACAATTCCACCCACTTCACCATCAAGGGTGGGTACTCGGCGGTTATCGATGACAACACGAAGACGATGACGATTTACGACGGGGAAACCGTAGTCAACACGATGCCGGTGTCGTTGGGTTCGGATCGCTGGCCTACCCCGAGTGGCATCTACATGGTGGGTGATTCTTACCCAGAGATGGTGATGGATTCCACCTCATTTGGCCTGTCCATGGAAGATGGCGGATATAAGACACCGGTGAAGTACGCGACGCAGCTCAGTTACTCGGGTATCTTCGTCCATGGCGCTCCGTGGTCGGTGTGGGCACAGGGTAGCCAGAACACTTCACACGGCTGCGTAAATGTCTCTATCGAGAATGCCGCCTGGTTCCAGCAGAACTTCAAACGTGGTGATGTGGTCACCATCAAGAACACTGTCGGTGGGCCAATGTCCGGCTACGACGGGCTTGGTGACTGGAACATTCCTTGGTCCGAGTGGAGCAAGGGAAACGCCCACTAA
- a CDS encoding DUF305 domain-containing protein: MMKRTLTTATIPILMIAGCSTSGTQPDPVNGAKPITVVTPSPTTAGSTEVQAPSSTVPIPETPDMPVPDSMPRETDYNNADVGYVAESVVRSERIMKAAELYLANPTISAAGKDVATRAKSQHSASLMAQKEMLAAWGVSNPETIFPANPQNIPTEADIDQLGALNNGELDKRFLELMLGNLKGAAESAKQHMAEGFNPEVKATAELVISELEKEKASITEAMP; the protein is encoded by the coding sequence ATGATGAAAAGGACTCTGACCACAGCAACGATCCCCATCCTGATGATCGCGGGATGCTCGACCAGCGGCACCCAGCCCGACCCCGTGAACGGTGCGAAGCCAATCACGGTGGTCACGCCATCGCCGACCACCGCAGGATCCACGGAGGTACAGGCCCCTTCGTCCACGGTTCCAATCCCGGAAACCCCGGACATGCCAGTTCCGGACAGCATGCCGCGGGAGACTGATTACAACAATGCGGACGTTGGCTATGTCGCGGAATCGGTGGTGAGGAGTGAACGCATCATGAAAGCTGCCGAACTCTACCTGGCAAACCCGACCATCTCTGCCGCAGGAAAAGACGTAGCTACGCGCGCGAAATCACAGCATTCAGCCTCCCTCATGGCGCAAAAGGAAATGCTCGCTGCCTGGGGTGTCAGCAATCCCGAAACAATATTCCCGGCAAACCCCCAGAACATCCCCACCGAAGCGGACATTGATCAACTCGGGGCGCTGAACAACGGCGAGCTGGACAAGCGTTTCTTGGAACTGATGCTGGGCAATTTGAAGGGCGCTGCAGAGTCGGCCAAGCAGCACATGGCCGAGGGCTTTAACCCGGAGGTGAAGGCTACTGCTGAGCTGGTCATCAGCGAACTAGAAAAGGAAAAGGCCTCCATTACGGAGGCCATGCCTTAA